A single window of Acidobacteriota bacterium DNA harbors:
- a CDS encoding SUF system Fe-S cluster assembly regulator, with product MFRMTKMTDYGIVLLTQFAAHEDRPAFTARELAHDTRLPLPTVGKLLKQLSHGGLLASQRGTRGGYSLARPPREITVASIIATLEGPVSITECGGAVRCEHESFCSTKPNWQIINDAIRASLEGLTLADMTRPLPPRFAAASAAALPVHRSPA from the coding sequence ATGTTCCGAATGACCAAGATGACCGACTACGGGATCGTGCTGCTGACGCAGTTCGCGGCGCACGAGGACCGGCCCGCGTTCACGGCGCGCGAGCTCGCGCACGACACGCGGCTGCCCCTCCCCACCGTCGGCAAGCTCCTCAAGCAGCTCTCGCACGGCGGCCTCCTCGCCTCGCAGCGCGGCACGCGCGGCGGGTACTCCCTCGCGCGCCCCCCGCGCGAGATCACGGTCGCCTCCATCATCGCGACGCTCGAGGGCCCGGTCTCGATCACCGAGTGCGGCGGCGCCGTCCGCTGCGAGCACGAAAGCTTCTGCTCCACGAAGCCGAACTGGCAGATCATCAACGACGCGATCCGCGCGTCGCTCGAAGGCCTGACGCTCGCGGACATGACACGGCCGCTCCCGCCCCGTTTCGCCGCGGCTTCGGCGGCCGCGCTCCCTGTGCACCGGAGCCCCGCATGA